A window from Citrus sinensis cultivar Valencia sweet orange chromosome 5, DVS_A1.0, whole genome shotgun sequence encodes these proteins:
- the LOC102625889 gene encoding uncharacterized protein LOC102625889, translating into MEKGSTAEKNIISFPTAEKLEGNTLDFQIKDQPLEESMSLNISNDNFGDNNNNEQDDLGDKINESSDVDSKAQAEKLDINFEHDDLAMMDKSRDLESKTSELGSRNFESKAAESVDVGKMDESGHLESKTAECDDVGKSDENRDSESKAAECADVGKMDKSRDLEFKAAECLDVGKIDENKDLEYKAAEGVEMGMMDESKDLESKAAECIDLSKMSKDFKSKATECVDLGHIDESRDIESKGAGEKLDCKNERGESRDADRVIVAGVLDSTAQVERDQETIGEEEREPEPVFDGTEVPGMEANRSTSTRSLELDLGAEGSVWPEKAAALKNFVKEKGSGAVANVMRRLSGKKDETGQDVSIDEDNVASGSGKDSEAVEASKRMAERYSWNPLNYIKMSSDVDSENRTEQRQEVVKEPPQPLVMKGRVILYARLGCQESREVRLFLYWKRLRYVEINIDVYPSRKMELEKFAGSSAVPKVFFNEILMGGLSELKALDESGKLDEKIEYLITEAPPFEAPLPPLSGEDDLSSSGAIDELALIVLKMKENVVVKDRFYKMRRFTNCFLGSEAVNFLSEDQYLEREEAVEFGRKLASKLFFRHVLDENLFEDGNHLYRFLDHDPLVSSQCHNIPRGIIDAKPKPISEIALRLRFLSYAIFEAYLSEDGRHVDYRTIHGSEEFARYLRTVQELQRVELQDMPREEMLAFFINLYNMMAIHAILVCGHPVGALERRKFFGDFKYVIGGYTYSLSAIQNGILRGNQRPPYNLMKPFGAKDKRSQVALPYPEPSTHFALVCGTRSSPALRCYSPGNIDKELMKAARSFLRGGGLVIDLHAKVATMSMVLKWYSVDFGKNEVEVLKHASNYLEPTDSEALLEALANSQLKVTYQPYDWGLNI; encoded by the exons ATGGAAAAGGGAAGCACTGCTGAGAAGAATATTATAAGTTTTCCAACAGCTGAAAAGTTGGAGGGAAATACACTAGACTTTCAAATAAAAGATCAACCATTAGAGGAGTCGATGTCTCTAAACATCAGCAATGATAACTTCGGggacaataataataatgaacaaGATGACTTGGGTGACAAGATCAATGAGAGTAGTGATGTAGATTCTAAAGCTCAAGCAGAGAAGCtagatattaattttgaacatGATGACTTGGCAATGATGGATAAGAGCAGGGATTTAGAATCTAAAACTTCTGAATTGGGGAGTAggaattttgaatctaaagcTGCTGAAAGTGTTGATGTGGGCAAAATGGATGAGAGTGGGCATTTAGAATCTAAAACTGCCGAATGTGATGATGTTGGCAAGAGTGATGAGAATAGGGATTCAGAATCTAAAGCTGCTGAATGTGCTGATGTGGGCAAAATGGATAAGAGTAGGGATTTGGAATTTAAAGCTGCAGAATGTCTTGATGTGGGCAAGATCGATGAGAATAAGGATTTAGAATATAAAGCTGCTGAAGGTGTTGAAATGGGCATGATGGATGAGAGTAAGGATTTAGAATCTAAAGCTGCCGAATGCATTGACTTGAGCAAGATGAgtaaagatttcaaatctaaaGCTACAGAATGTGTTGACTTGGGCCACATCGATGAGAGTAGAGATATAGAATCTAAAGGTGCAGGAGAAAAGTTAGACTGTAAGAATGAACGAGGTGAATCTAGAGATGCTGACAGGGTAATTGTGGCAGGTGTTTTGGATTCTACAGCTCAAGTAGAAAGAGATCAGGAAACTATTGGTGAGGAGGAGAGGGAGCCAGAACCTGTCTTTGATGGAACAGAGGTTCCTGGGATGGAAGCTAATAGGAGTACATCAACGCGTTCTCTGGAGCTTGATCTAGGAGCTGAGGGATCTGTGTGGCCAGAGAAGGCGGCAGCACTAAAGAACTTTGTCAAGGAGAAGGGCTCTGGTGCAGTTGCTAATGTTATGCGCCGTCTTTCGGGGAAAAAGGATGAAACTGGACAGGATGTCTCCATTGATGAAGATAATGTGGCTTCAGGTTCTGGTAAAGATAGTGAAGCTGTTGAAGCCTCTAAAAGAATGGCAGAAAGATATTCATGGAATCCCTTAAACTATATCAAGATGTCATCTGATGTTGATTCAGAAAACAGAACTGAGCAGAGGCAAGAAGTTGTCAAAGAACCACCACAACCTTTAGTCATGAAAGGAAGAGTTATACTGTACGCGAGGTTAGGTTGCCAGGAATCCCGAGAAGttagattatttttgtattggAAAAGACTCAGATATGTCGAGATCAACATTGATGTCTACCCCAGTAGAAAGATGGAGTTAGAGAAGTTTGCAGGGTCATCTGCTGTCCCTAAGGTGTTCTTTAATGAAATCCTAATGGGTGGCTTGAGTGAGCTTAAGGCCTTGGATGAATCTGGCAAGCTTGACGAGAAGATTGAGTATCTAATTACTGAAGCACCACCATTTGAAGCTCCATTACCGCCTCTTTCCGGTGAAGATGACTTGTCTAGTAGTGGTGCCATTGATGAACTAGCGCTTATTGttcttaaaatgaaagaaaacgTTGTTGTTAAGGACCGATTTTACAAGATGCGCAGGTTCACCAACTGTTTTCTAGGTTCAGAAGCTGTGAATTTCTTATCAGAGGACCAATATCTGGAAAGAGAGGAG gcTGTGGAATTTGGGCGAAAGCTTGCAAGCAAACTTTTCTTCCGACACGTGCTTGA TGAGAACCTATTCGAAGATGGAAATCACTTATATCGGTTTTTGGACCATGATCCTTTAGTGTCATCACAATGCCACAACATCCCGAGGGGTATAATCGATGCAAAACCCAAGCCCATATCAGAAATTGCATTAAGGCTGAGATTCTTGTCCTATGCAATCTTTGAAGCGTATTTATCAGAAGATGGAAGGCATGTTGATTACAGAACTATTCATGGAAGTGAAGAATTTGCAAG GTATCTGAGAACAGTTCAGGAGCTCCAAAGAGTAGAATTGCAAGATATGCCAAGGGAGGAAATGCTGGCATTCTTCATAAATCTTTACAATATGATGGCCATACATGCAATATTAGTGTGCGGTCATCCCGTTGGAGCACTTGAACGAAGGAAGTTCTTTGGAGACTTCAAGTATGTCATTGGTGGGTACACATACTCACTTTCAGCAATTCAAAATGGCATATTAAGGGGCAATCAGCGGCCGCCATACAATCTCATGAAGCCATTTGGTGCAAAAGATAAACGTTCACAG GTGGCACTTCCCTACCCGGAGCCTTCAACTCACTTTGCACTGGTTTGTGGTACCCGATCCAGCCCTGCTCTTCGATGCTACTCACCTGGGAACATTGATAAAGAGTTGATGAAGGCAGCCCGTAGCTTTCTGAGAGGTGGAGGACTTGTGATTGATTTGCATGCCAAGGTTGCAACAATGAGTATGGTCCTTAAATG GTATAGTGTGGATTTTGGAAAGAACGAGGTGGAAGTACTGAAGCATGCATCAAATTACCTGGAGCCAACCGACTCTGAAGCTCTACTGGAGGCACTTGCAAATTCTCAGTTGAAGGTGACATATCAGCCTTATGATTGGGGATTGAACATCTAG